In Cygnus olor isolate bCygOlo1 chromosome 12, bCygOlo1.pri.v2, whole genome shotgun sequence, one DNA window encodes the following:
- the NUTF2 gene encoding nuclear transport factor 2: MGDKPIWEQIGSSFIQHYYQLFDADRTQLGAIYIDASCLTWEGQQFQGKAAIVEKLSSLPFQKIQHSITAQDHQPTPDSCILSMVVGQLKADEDPIMGFHQIFLLKNINDAWVCTNDMFRLALHNFG, from the exons ATGGGAGACAAGCCTATCTGGGAGCAGATTGGGTCCAGCTTCATACAACATTACTACCAGCTTTTTGATGCAGACAGGACTCAATTAGGAGCAATATAT aTTGATGCGTCATGCCTTACGTGGGAAGGACAGCAGTTCCAGGGCAAAGCAGCCATTGTTGAAAAACTCTCT AGCCTCCCTTTccaaaaaatacaacacagcatCACAGCACAAGACCACCAACCTACACCTGACAGCTGTATACTCAGTATGGTAGTTGGACAGCTTAAG GCTGATGAAGATCCTATCATGGGATTCCACCAGATATTTCTATTAAAGAACATCAATGATGCCTGGGTTTGCACCAATGACATGTTCAGGCTAGCATTGCACAACTTTGGCTGA